A stretch of the Bdellovibrio sp. 22V genome encodes the following:
- the mutM gene encoding bifunctional DNA-formamidopyrimidine glycosylase/DNA-(apurinic or apyrimidinic site) lyase, whose protein sequence is MPELPEVEVVRRGLENILKEQPVLEKVELKRKDLREPIPAKKISTLVGEKLLSVERRAKYLLLWTPKGAMLSHLGMTGTWRVAEPGDERLHDHIYLHFSGNLRLAYRDPRRFGYFDFVQNPLEHPKLKGLGPEPLTKDFTGRVLWESLRGKNVALKVALMDQKIVVGVGNIYASEALFAAGIKPTLPAQKLSAERAEVLVKEIKKILTRSIEQGGSSISDFAQASGESGYFQMSFQVYGRAKEACVTCGQQVKSQVLGGRNTFWCSRCQK, encoded by the coding sequence ATGCCCGAACTTCCCGAGGTTGAGGTCGTCCGTCGCGGCCTTGAAAATATTCTTAAAGAACAGCCGGTGCTGGAAAAAGTGGAACTCAAGCGTAAAGATTTGCGTGAACCTATTCCTGCGAAAAAAATAAGCACGCTGGTGGGGGAGAAGCTTCTTTCGGTGGAAAGACGAGCCAAATATCTTCTTTTGTGGACGCCCAAAGGCGCGATGCTTTCACATTTGGGGATGACTGGAACCTGGCGGGTGGCGGAGCCCGGGGATGAGCGTTTGCATGATCATATTTATCTTCACTTTAGCGGCAACCTCCGCTTGGCGTATCGGGACCCTCGGCGTTTTGGTTATTTCGATTTTGTGCAAAATCCTCTAGAGCACCCGAAACTAAAGGGTTTGGGGCCGGAGCCTTTAACAAAGGACTTCACCGGGCGAGTGCTGTGGGAGAGCTTACGGGGAAAAAATGTCGCATTAAAAGTGGCATTGATGGATCAGAAAATAGTCGTCGGTGTGGGAAATATCTACGCCAGCGAAGCCTTGTTTGCCGCGGGAATCAAGCCCACTTTGCCGGCGCAAAAGCTGTCTGCAGAACGTGCGGAAGTGCTTGTTAAAGAGATTAAAAAAATTTTAACTCGCTCCATTGAGCAGGGTGGTTCTTCGATCAGTGATTTCGCTCAAGCCTCTGGGGAGAGTGGATATTTTCAGATGAGTTTTCAAGTGTACGGCCGAGCGAAAGAAGCTTGTGTGACTTGCGGGCAACAGGTGAAGTCGCAAGTCTTGGGTGGACGAAACACCTTCTGGTGTTCGCGTTGCCAAAAATAA
- a CDS encoding VC0807 family protein, translating to MRADTPAQKQENGLWNLVFNIVLPVLILNKLSKFIGPVAALILALAFPLAYGTYDLIQRKKVNAFSALGLLNVLLTGGLALLGLHGFWFAVKEAAFPTLVGLFVLGSAFTKKPFVETLFLNPSVMKVDLLEQRLAEHGKQKEFHDHMRKATYWLSLSFAFSAVCNFVLARSIFINIDTNLTAEAQSQVLNEQIAKMTTWSMAIIMVPSMIFLLGIFWYLMRGIKQYAGLKTEELLRES from the coding sequence ATGCGCGCCGATACTCCAGCTCAGAAACAAGAAAATGGATTGTGGAACCTCGTCTTTAACATCGTTCTTCCCGTCCTTATATTAAACAAACTCAGTAAATTTATCGGGCCGGTCGCCGCGCTTATTTTAGCGCTGGCTTTTCCCTTGGCGTACGGAACGTACGACCTTATTCAACGTAAGAAAGTGAATGCCTTTTCGGCGTTGGGTCTTCTCAATGTTCTCTTGACGGGAGGTCTCGCGCTTTTGGGTTTGCATGGTTTTTGGTTTGCCGTGAAAGAAGCCGCCTTTCCAACTCTTGTAGGTCTTTTTGTCCTGGGCTCGGCTTTTACGAAAAAACCTTTTGTCGAAACTCTGTTTTTAAATCCCTCCGTAATGAAAGTGGATTTGCTAGAGCAGCGTTTAGCCGAACATGGCAAACAAAAAGAATTTCATGATCACATGAGAAAAGCGACTTACTGGCTGTCTTTGTCGTTTGCTTTCAGCGCGGTCTGCAACTTCGTTCTTGCACGCAGTATTTTCATTAATATAGACACGAATCTGACGGCGGAAGCGCAATCGCAAGTTCTCAATGAACAAATCGCGAAGATGACGACGTGGTCGATGGCCATCATCATGGTGCCTTCTATGATTTTCCTCTTGGGAATCTTCTGGTACCTCATGCGAGGCATCAAACAATACGCCGGCCTTAAAACCGAAGAACTTCTGCGCGAATCTTAA
- a CDS encoding OsmC family protein: MRAKVERIDQHHFRFSIRGMTGDIDVAIEGKPMGPSPKELLLAALCGCTGTDVIDLLKKFAVEYSRLELEARADLTDTHPKVFKRIDLRYSLTSATEKKESLLEAVKRSTHQYSGTAAMLSKACPIEYKIFLNEELIGNGVAEFAAPSPST, from the coding sequence ATGCGCGCCAAGGTCGAAAGAATAGATCAGCATCATTTTCGTTTTTCAATTCGCGGCATGACTGGAGACATTGACGTCGCGATTGAAGGAAAGCCGATGGGCCCTTCCCCCAAGGAGCTTCTGTTGGCCGCTCTTTGTGGCTGCACGGGCACGGACGTCATTGATCTGCTCAAAAAATTCGCAGTTGAATATTCCCGCCTCGAACTCGAAGCGCGTGCTGATCTTACGGACACTCACCCTAAAGTTTTTAAACGGATTGATCTTCGGTATTCCCTCACAAGCGCGACAGAAAAGAAAGAATCCCTTCTCGAGGCCGTGAAAAGATCCACGCATCAATATAGCGGAACAGCCGCAATGCTCTCGAAAGCCTGCCCCATCGAGTACAAAATCTTTTTGAATGAAGAGCTTATCGGCAACGGAGTCGCTGAGTTTGCAGCGCCTTCGCCGTCGACGTAA
- the greB gene encoding transcription elongation factor GreB, with protein MDNNKNYITPEGLAKLKAEYHELMHVERPKLVEVVAWAASNGDRSENADYQYGKRRLREIDKRVHFLTKRIEDAELVDPKQMTGEKVLFSATVTLVNEDGDEVVYQIVGEDEFDPKKGKISWKSPVARALLGKKRGDEVRIVKPAGEEFVTIENVEYK; from the coding sequence ATGGATAACAACAAGAACTACATCACCCCCGAAGGTCTAGCAAAACTCAAAGCCGAGTATCATGAATTAATGCATGTCGAAAGACCCAAGCTTGTTGAAGTCGTCGCCTGGGCCGCGAGCAATGGCGATCGTTCCGAAAACGCGGATTATCAATATGGTAAAAGACGTTTGCGCGAAATCGATAAGCGCGTGCATTTTTTGACGAAAAGAATTGAAGATGCCGAGCTCGTTGATCCTAAGCAGATGACGGGGGAAAAGGTTTTGTTCAGTGCCACGGTCACCTTAGTAAATGAAGACGGTGACGAAGTCGTTTACCAAATCGTCGGCGAGGATGAGTTTGACCCAAAAAAAGGAAAAATATCCTGGAAGTCGCCGGTAGCGCGAGCTCTTCTCGGAAAAAAACGGGGCGACGAAGTGCGAATTGTTAAACCCGCCGGAGAAGAATTCGTCACGATCGAGAATGTCGAATACAAGTAA
- a CDS encoding adenylate/guanylate cyclase domain-containing protein produces the protein MRIPISTKLITVTILILVAATGTITWISSEYFEKKAAEQVDISNLESASAKAKEVENIISSLVDKARTSASLLVKGTNSQTSTSDDFDFAFTKDKNFVALEVLKLDGTSVETVARRVKDDVLKPYGLSGNYMINVRAWQKFPLRSVAQGTVELKNASYPKAPAMVTIGIPLIRDANGKITHIALADVTLAPFEKPFTDPSERTQYLIDRHGELIAHKDEQKAMARYNMGKYPIVQKALVQKSPQFQTKFIDPDTDKNFFGASVKTSFGVTVISQTSEETILEVSNEVKRRAIFVAGSAISMAIFFIFLFSMTLTSPIEKLAEMINLVSKGNFDVKARTQVKSHDEVGDLAEAFDHMTEGLKERDKVKSLFSKFHGSSVAEDLISKDIGVGGQSKDVVVFFSDIRGFTAFSEKRSPEEVVEMLNEYFGVMVKIINAHGGVVDKFIGDAIMAVWGAPRSTDRDSHNAVRACLEMRKALEGLNELRISRGQPAINIGMGLHAGTAISGTIGSDERMEYTVIGNTVNTASRIEASTKAFGADLLVTDSVIEKVGEEFKVELAGAAEVKGRSEALKMYKVRGYRAADGTMIEVKTPYSDYEAEAADKVKIKDAA, from the coding sequence ATGAGAATACCTATTTCAACAAAACTCATTACCGTCACGATCCTTATCCTGGTTGCCGCAACCGGAACGATCACTTGGATTTCTTCTGAATACTTCGAGAAAAAAGCCGCCGAACAAGTCGACATCTCGAACTTGGAATCCGCTTCTGCAAAAGCGAAGGAAGTTGAAAACATCATCAGTTCATTGGTCGACAAAGCCCGCACCAGTGCTTCCCTTTTGGTGAAAGGCACGAACTCGCAAACCTCCACAAGTGATGACTTCGACTTTGCTTTCACAAAAGATAAAAACTTTGTCGCCCTTGAAGTTTTGAAACTCGATGGTACGTCCGTTGAAACGGTCGCTCGCCGTGTGAAAGACGATGTGCTGAAACCGTACGGTTTAAGCGGCAACTACATGATCAACGTTCGCGCTTGGCAGAAGTTTCCTTTGCGTTCCGTCGCACAAGGAACTGTCGAACTTAAGAACGCCTCTTATCCAAAAGCTCCTGCGATGGTGACGATTGGTATCCCGCTCATTCGTGATGCCAACGGCAAAATCACGCACATTGCTTTAGCCGACGTGACACTTGCTCCATTTGAAAAACCATTTACGGATCCTTCAGAGCGCACGCAATACCTGATCGACCGTCACGGCGAATTGATCGCGCACAAAGACGAGCAAAAAGCGATGGCTCGCTACAATATGGGCAAGTACCCGATTGTACAAAAAGCTTTGGTGCAAAAATCCCCGCAATTCCAGACGAAGTTTATTGATCCCGACACCGATAAAAACTTTTTCGGAGCCTCCGTTAAAACTTCTTTCGGTGTGACGGTGATTTCGCAAACTTCCGAAGAAACTATTTTAGAAGTATCGAACGAGGTCAAGCGCCGAGCGATTTTCGTCGCAGGTTCTGCGATCTCGATGGCGATCTTTTTTATCTTCTTATTCTCAATGACCCTCACCTCCCCGATTGAAAAATTGGCCGAGATGATCAACTTGGTTTCTAAAGGTAACTTCGATGTGAAAGCCCGCACACAGGTCAAATCCCATGACGAAGTGGGCGACCTCGCCGAAGCCTTCGATCACATGACGGAAGGTCTTAAAGAACGCGACAAAGTAAAAAGTCTTTTTTCGAAGTTCCACGGCTCCTCTGTTGCGGAAGATTTGATCAGCAAGGACATCGGTGTCGGCGGTCAATCTAAAGACGTTGTCGTCTTCTTCTCGGACATCCGTGGATTCACGGCTTTCTCTGAAAAACGTTCTCCGGAAGAAGTCGTTGAAATGTTGAATGAGTATTTTGGTGTGATGGTTAAAATCATCAACGCTCACGGCGGTGTCGTCGATAAATTTATCGGTGACGCGATCATGGCCGTATGGGGCGCGCCGAGAAGCACCGACCGCGACTCACACAACGCCGTTCGCGCTTGTTTGGAAATGCGCAAAGCTTTGGAAGGCCTGAACGAACTGCGCATCTCTCGCGGCCAGCCTGCCATCAACATCGGTATGGGCCTGCACGCCGGCACGGCAATTTCAGGAACGATCGGTTCTGACGAACGCATGGAGTACACGGTCATCGGAAACACAGTGAACACGGCATCCCGTATCGAAGCTTCAACGAAAGCCTTCGGCGCTGACTTGTTAGTCACTGACTCCGTCATTGAAAAAGTCGGCGAAGAATTCAAAGTCGAACTCGCCGGCGCCGCCGAAGTCAAAGGCCGCTCCGAAGCCCTCAAAATGTACAAAGTCCGAGGCTACCGCGCCGCCGACGGCACAATGATCGAAGTAAAAACCCCGTACTCCGAC
- a CDS encoding acylneuraminate cytidylyltransferase: MKAIVIAALLALSFTTGFTCSKNQPAEQAPTTEATPATTEAAPAEGTPAATTEAAPATTEAAPAAPAGETK, encoded by the coding sequence ATGAAAGCAATCGTTATCGCTGCTTTGCTAGCACTTTCTTTCACAACTGGTTTCACTTGCTCTAAAAACCAACCTGCTGAGCAAGCTCCAACAACTGAAGCTACTCCTGCTACAACAGAAGCAGCTCCTGCTGAAGGTACTCCTGCAGCTACTACTGAAGCAGCTCCTGCTACTACAGAAGCAGCTCCTGCAGCTCCTGCTGGCGAAACTAAGTAA
- a CDS encoding DUF3465 domain-containing protein: MKSLILCALSVSIVCSSHFAEAKRRHGQEPRSSRTFETQKGSQQGAFVVDESASDSDIIRAINDQRRVNFVEGGSMTVVSVLPDDTNGREHQKWTVRLSNGKTMQAVYNLDMCPRVPLKKGDVIAMGGEFVWTQRGGLLHWLHKDPRGNRPAGYVYVNGNYYCKDLN, encoded by the coding sequence ATGAAATCACTTATTCTTTGTGCATTGTCGGTTTCTATCGTTTGTTCATCTCACTTTGCGGAAGCAAAACGCCGTCACGGCCAAGAGCCAAGATCTTCTCGTACATTTGAAACTCAGAAAGGATCGCAACAAGGGGCCTTTGTTGTGGATGAATCCGCGAGTGACTCGGATATTATTCGTGCTATCAACGACCAACGCCGCGTGAATTTCGTTGAGGGCGGCAGTATGACGGTGGTGAGCGTGTTGCCTGACGACACAAACGGACGTGAACATCAAAAATGGACGGTCCGTCTTTCTAATGGAAAGACGATGCAGGCTGTGTATAATTTGGATATGTGTCCGCGTGTGCCGCTTAAAAAAGGTGATGTAATCGCGATGGGTGGCGAGTTCGTATGGACACAACGTGGAGGCCTGCTTCACTGGTTGCATAAAGATCCGCGTGGGAATCGTCCTGCTGGATATGTTTACGTGAACGGGAATTACTATTGCAAAGACTTGAACTAA
- a CDS encoding fibronectin type III domain-containing protein → MQRICTFFILLFTFWAATAWAAPYRRLVNFEWEAIEGAKSYEIELQQVKQSEKDEAKTFTFKVKEAAWNGRLTPGKYMMKLRSRDYRGVPGDWSPPSEFNVGLETAVLKFPASRSRIATKENDKVKMDFQWAPVGGADEYQFVLTSEDGKTQITETLKETKLSLEVPVAMNYTWKVSSSNKEGIVSDATSVGQFSVLGKALENPKIEKPESEFVREIRWTRPDNVTKYDVYVLRFDEASKKWEKYKVIQDTQEETLPFDETWPGGRYQVAVRAKSEMRPSSPLAKQSFKVRHGDRSPAAEYTALVRKSIDRVTGWYAVASYLITEMQFRGSNPEKNSAVAYSALGGTGRVGLGWFSPYTPWGFLGIVDMSGFTFNGKTQTFASAEANAVYRKTMGDRGELRFQIGPYYKELPETVGDPFSGSSQDLKITSAGPHFGAEYWFSLTPKLGIQVNAHMYMSLMKISTPNGEPLTPSLSTQYGFLGSYRFTPTFTGLVGYARREDKMSYKAVPAADNFAVEGDVNESTIVGNYLNIFAEWAF, encoded by the coding sequence ATGCAGCGGATTTGCACATTCTTTATTCTCCTCTTCACTTTCTGGGCGGCGACGGCCTGGGCGGCGCCTTATCGCCGTTTAGTGAACTTTGAGTGGGAAGCCATTGAAGGTGCAAAGTCTTACGAGATCGAACTGCAACAAGTCAAACAGTCCGAAAAAGACGAAGCGAAAACTTTTACTTTCAAAGTGAAAGAAGCCGCGTGGAACGGACGTTTGACTCCTGGAAAGTACATGATGAAACTGCGTTCGCGCGACTATCGTGGCGTTCCTGGGGACTGGTCCCCGCCAAGTGAATTCAACGTCGGTCTGGAAACGGCTGTTTTGAAATTCCCGGCTTCACGTTCGCGTATCGCAACGAAAGAAAATGACAAAGTGAAGATGGATTTCCAATGGGCTCCGGTCGGTGGCGCTGATGAATACCAATTCGTTTTAACTTCCGAAGACGGCAAAACCCAAATCACGGAAACACTGAAAGAGACCAAACTCTCTTTAGAAGTTCCCGTTGCGATGAACTATACGTGGAAAGTTTCTTCTTCCAATAAAGAAGGCATCGTCAGCGACGCGACTTCCGTGGGACAATTCTCTGTTCTTGGTAAGGCTTTAGAAAATCCAAAAATCGAAAAGCCTGAAAGCGAATTCGTGCGTGAAATCCGCTGGACACGTCCCGACAACGTAACAAAGTACGACGTCTACGTTCTTCGTTTCGATGAGGCATCGAAGAAATGGGAAAAATACAAAGTCATTCAAGACACGCAGGAAGAAACTTTGCCATTCGACGAAACATGGCCCGGTGGTCGCTATCAAGTGGCTGTGCGCGCGAAATCAGAAATGCGCCCGAGCTCTCCATTAGCAAAACAAAGCTTTAAGGTTCGTCATGGCGATCGTTCTCCGGCAGCGGAGTATACGGCGTTAGTGCGTAAGTCCATCGACCGCGTCACCGGATGGTATGCGGTGGCGAGTTACCTCATCACCGAGATGCAATTCCGCGGTTCTAACCCTGAAAAGAACTCTGCAGTTGCTTACAGCGCTTTGGGCGGCACAGGCCGCGTGGGTCTTGGCTGGTTCAGCCCCTACACGCCGTGGGGATTTTTAGGTATCGTTGACATGAGTGGTTTTACGTTCAACGGAAAAACTCAGACATTTGCTTCCGCAGAAGCGAATGCCGTTTATCGCAAAACCATGGGCGATCGCGGCGAACTGCGTTTCCAGATTGGACCCTACTACAAAGAACTTCCTGAAACTGTGGGTGATCCTTTCTCGGGCTCCTCTCAGGATCTAAAAATCACTTCGGCGGGTCCGCACTTTGGTGCGGAATACTGGTTCTCTTTGACTCCAAAGCTGGGTATTCAAGTCAATGCGCACATGTATATGTCGTTGATGAAAATCAGCACTCCGAATGGCGAGCCGCTGACGCCTTCGTTATCAACTCAATATGGATTCTTAGGAAGCTACCGTTTCACACCCACTTTCACAGGCCTTGTAGGCTATGCACGCCGCGAAGACAAAATGTCTTACAAAGCCGTGCCTGCCGCCGACAACTTCGCTGTGGAAGGTGACGTGAACGAGTCCACGATCGTAGGGAACTATTTAAATATTTTCGCCGAGTGGGCCTTCTAG